The window TGTGGGCCACGGGATCGTCGCTGCCGAGCAGAACCACCAGGCACCAGATGCCGAGCGCGCTGGCATAGAGCCCGGCGCCGATCTGGTAGCGGCTCTCCCATTTTTCCGCTTCCAGCGCATCCAGCGGGACTTGCCGCTGCGCGTATTTGTGCATCTCGAAGGCACGGACCGTCCCGATCGCGATGATCAGGAGCGCGCAGGGCCAGAGCAGGTTGTTGCCGGTCTTGTAGGCCGTCATCACCGCCGCGATGGCTGCGCACAGCGCGCCGGCGAACATCGCGACCGAATTCTGGAATAGCGAATCGACCAACGCCGCATAGATCGCGGGCGTCAGCGTCTTTTCGCTCGGCACGTTTTTGAGTTCGGCCAGTTGCATGGGTTCGCGTCGTTTACGGGTGTCGACGCGTCCAGTCTTAGCCGCAGCTCATGAAGCATTCCTGAGGGAATATCGTTACCGAGAGGTATTCACGTTACCGGACGCCTCGGGAAATGCCCAGAATAACAGCAATATGGGCCGGCATGGTCGTGCCGGAATGGTCCGATCGGACTCGATTTTGCCAATTCTGTTTACGATAGCAGCGGCGACCAGGCCGGATCGGAGGCAAAACCGGGGGTGGGCAGCTTCAGTTCGTTGCGCCCGTCGATGCCGACCGTAAACAGCGAGGGGCCGGCGCCCTGATCGCGGAAAAACATCACAACGCGGCCGTTGGGCGCGAACGTCGGCCCCTCATTATGATAGCCCGACGTCAGCAGACGCTCCCCGCTGCCGTCCGGCTTCATGATGCCGATGGAGAATTGGCCGCCGCCCTGCTTGGTAAACGCAATGTAATCGCCACGCGGCGACCACACCGGCGTCGAATAGCTGCCCTCGCCGAACGAGATGCGCTGTGCCGCGCCACCGGTCGCCGGCATGACGTAAATCTGCTGCTTGCCGCCGCGATCGGATTCGAAACAGATGCGCGCGGCATCCGGCGAATAGGACGGCGAGGTGTCGATGGCCGGGGTATCGGTGAGCCGCGTCGTCGATTTGGAGCGCAGGTCCATTACGAACAGGTTGGAATTGCCGCCCTGCTGCAGGCTCATGATGATGCGCTGGCCGTCCGGCGAAAAGCGCGGCGCGAACGACATGCCGGGAAAATTGCCGACGATTTCGCTCTGACCGGTTTCGACGTTGCGGAGATAAACCCGCGGATCGCCCTGGCCGAACTCCATATAGGTGATTTCCTGGGTCGACGGCGAAAACCGCGGCGTCAGCACCAGGTCCTTGCCATTGGTCAGATAACGTACATTGCCGCCGTCCTGATCCATCACCGACAGTCGCTTGACGCGGCGCTCCTTCGGCCCGGTCTCGTCGATGAACACCACGCGGCTGTCGAAATAACCCTTGTCGCCGGTCAGCCGCTCATAGATCTGGTCCGAGATGATGTGAGCGATGCGGCGCCAGTATTCCGGCGAGGTAAAGTACTGCTGGCCGGTCAGCTGCTGGCCCGACACCACATCCCACAGCCGAAACTCGGCCTTCAGCCGCCCGTCGGGCTGCTTGGTCATGCGGCCGGTCACCAGCGCCTGCGCATTGATGGTGCGCCAGCTCTGGAATTGCGGCGCGGCATCGATGTTCGAGATTTTCTCGATGAACGCCGCCTGGTCGATCGGCGCGAACAATCCGCTGCGCCGCAGATTGTTGGTGATGACCTGGGAGACCCCCGCGCCCACCTCGCCGTCCGACGGCGAGCCGGCAACGAAGTTCGGGATCGCGATCACCAACGGTGCGATCTGTCCTTGCTGAACTTGCAGCTTTGTCTGCGCCTGCGCAAAGCGCGGCAGCAACAGGCCCGCCGCGGCACCGGCGCCGCCCATCAAAACATCTCGTCGCGAAAGCATCAGGGCGGGCATCGAGGAAAACGTCGTCGGCATTCGTCAGCTCATTCCAGTCAAAAATTAGCTTCGAAACATCGTTTTCGGATCAAAATCGATGTCCATGAATTTCCATTGTTCGTAAGTCTGGTCACGCAACATGTTGTACGGCTGGCCCTGCAACACCGCCCGCACAGCGGCATCCGCGGCCGCCTGGTAGCGCGGCGAATTGCCGTGAGACACCACTTCCGGCGGACCGGCGAGCCTGCGATCCGGCGTCAAGCGA is drawn from Bradyrhizobium prioriisuperbiae and contains these coding sequences:
- the tolB gene encoding Tol-Pal system beta propeller repeat protein TolB, producing MLSRRDVLMGGAGAAAGLLLPRFAQAQTKLQVQQGQIAPLVIAIPNFVAGSPSDGEVGAGVSQVITNNLRRSGLFAPIDQAAFIEKISNIDAAPQFQSWRTINAQALVTGRMTKQPDGRLKAEFRLWDVVSGQQLTGQQYFTSPEYWRRIAHIISDQIYERLTGDKGYFDSRVVFIDETGPKERRVKRLSVMDQDGGNVRYLTNGKDLVLTPRFSPSTQEITYMEFGQGDPRVYLRNVETGQSEIVGNFPGMSFAPRFSPDGQRIIMSLQQGGNSNLFVMDLRSKSTTRLTDTPAIDTSPSYSPDAARICFESDRGGKQQIYVMPATGGAAQRISFGEGSYSTPVWSPRGDYIAFTKQGGGQFSIGIMKPDGSGERLLTSGYHNEGPTFAPNGRVVMFFRDQGAGPSLFTVGIDGRNELKLPTPGFASDPAWSPLLS